The proteins below come from a single Rosa rugosa chromosome 2, drRosRugo1.1, whole genome shotgun sequence genomic window:
- the LOC133731515 gene encoding probable caffeoyl-CoA O-methyltransferase At4g26220 isoform X1 translates to MHEYLTNQIDQEKGRLTVSLIVIQGKWSTLQEAKSYCLIQSCCKMRNCTSAFFGTAPDAGQLMAMLLKLVNAKKTIEVGVFTGYSLLLTALTIPDDGKIIAIDRDRKTYEMGLPIIQKAGVEHKIDYMESLALPVLDNLLGEPKNEGDFDFAYVDADKDNYWNYHERLMKLVKIGGIVMYDNTLWGGAVAKSEDAVPETKRKLRQATIEFNKSVSADPRVEISHVSVGDGIIICRRIC, encoded by the exons ATGCATGAATATCTAACAAATCAAATAGACCAGGAAAAGGGCCGGTTAACAGTAAGTTTGATTGTGATACAAGGAAAATGGAGCACACTGCAGGAAGCAAAAAGTTACTGCCTAATCCAATCTTGCTGCAAGATGAGGAATTGTACAAG TGCTTTCTTTGGGACTGCACCTGATGCAGGTCAGCTAATGGCCATGCTCTTGAAACTTGTGAATGCAAAGAAGACAATTGAAGTTGGAGTTTTTACTGGATACTCTCTTCTCCTTACGGCTCTCACAATCCCTGACGACGGCAAG ATTATAGCCATAGATAGAGATCGTAAAACATACGAAATGGGCCTCCCTATCATACAAAAAGCCGGAGTTGAGCACAAAATCGACTACATGGAATCCCTGGCTCTGCCTGTCCTTGACAATCTCTTGGGAGAACCAAAGAATGAGGGTGATTTCGACTTTGCATATGTCGATGCTGACAAAGATAACTATTGGAATTATCATGAGAGACTGATGAAACTGGTGAAGATTGGTGGGATTGTTATGTATGATAATACACTATGGGGAGGGGCAGTGGCTAAGTCTGAAGACGCTGTTCCGGAGACCAAAAGAAAGTTGAGGCAGGCTACAATTGAGTTTAACAAGTCAGTTTCAGCTGACCCTCGAGTTGAAATCTCTCATGTTTCTGTAGGAGATGGAATCATCATCTGCAGACGCATTTGCTAA
- the LOC133731515 gene encoding probable caffeoyl-CoA O-methyltransferase At4g26220 isoform X2, translating into MEHTAGSKKLLPNPILLQDEELYKYILETSVYPREPEQLKELRKATAILPSAFFGTAPDAGQLMAMLLKLVNAKKTIEVGVFTGYSLLLTALTIPDDGKIIAIDRDRKTYEMGLPIIQKAGVEHKIDYMESLALPVLDNLLGEPKNEGDFDFAYVDADKDNYWNYHERLMKLVKIGGIVMYDNTLWGGAVAKSEDAVPETKRKLRQATIEFNKSVSADPRVEISHVSVGDGIIICRRIC; encoded by the exons ATGGAGCACACTGCAGGAAGCAAAAAGTTACTGCCTAATCCAATCTTGCTGCAAGATGAGGAATTGTACAAG TATATACTAGAAACTAGTGTGTACCCTCGAGAACCAGAGCAACTCAAGGAGCTGAGGAAAGCCACTGCAATACTCCC AAGTGCTTTCTTTGGGACTGCACCTGATGCAGGTCAGCTAATGGCCATGCTCTTGAAACTTGTGAATGCAAAGAAGACAATTGAAGTTGGAGTTTTTACTGGATACTCTCTTCTCCTTACGGCTCTCACAATCCCTGACGACGGCAAG ATTATAGCCATAGATAGAGATCGTAAAACATACGAAATGGGCCTCCCTATCATACAAAAAGCCGGAGTTGAGCACAAAATCGACTACATGGAATCCCTGGCTCTGCCTGTCCTTGACAATCTCTTGGGAGAACCAAAGAATGAGGGTGATTTCGACTTTGCATATGTCGATGCTGACAAAGATAACTATTGGAATTATCATGAGAGACTGATGAAACTGGTGAAGATTGGTGGGATTGTTATGTATGATAATACACTATGGGGAGGGGCAGTGGCTAAGTCTGAAGACGCTGTTCCGGAGACCAAAAGAAAGTTGAGGCAGGCTACAATTGAGTTTAACAAGTCAGTTTCAGCTGACCCTCGAGTTGAAATCTCTCATGTTTCTGTAGGAGATGGAATCATCATCTGCAGACGCATTTGCTAA